From the genome of Actinacidiphila yeochonensis CN732, one region includes:
- a CDS encoding phosphoglycerate mutase family protein — translation MPLLVIRHAESVENADKYNGFYQDPRPYSGTAAHAISRTIVGLTPHGFRQAQWLAEVLPQLAGPEPHVYTSTYRRAIDTAAIALPALPDGWPQQTPLLDEQHYGDATYMTKRELYDSYPALAEERRLRKHIWTAPGGGESLAEGVLNRAAEFAALARAELQGARTVVAFTHQTAAVALRSLLELRSLPEILAEERKGKMPNAAILHYELHDGRFTRTGTTTPPI, via the coding sequence TTGCCCCTGCTCGTCATCCGGCACGCGGAGTCCGTCGAGAACGCCGACAAGTACAACGGCTTCTACCAAGACCCCCGCCCCTACAGCGGAACCGCTGCCCACGCCATCTCCCGCACCATCGTCGGCCTGACCCCGCACGGCTTCCGGCAGGCCCAATGGCTCGCCGAAGTCCTCCCGCAGCTCGCGGGCCCCGAACCGCACGTCTACACCTCGACCTACCGCAGGGCGATCGACACCGCCGCAATCGCCCTGCCCGCCCTCCCCGACGGCTGGCCCCAGCAGACGCCGCTCCTGGACGAGCAGCACTACGGCGACGCCACCTACATGACCAAGCGTGAGCTCTACGACAGCTACCCCGCACTCGCCGAGGAGCGCCGCCTGCGCAAACACATCTGGACTGCGCCGGGCGGCGGTGAGTCGCTCGCAGAGGGCGTGCTCAACCGGGCCGCCGAGTTCGCCGCGCTGGCCCGTGCCGAGCTTCAGGGAGCGCGCACGGTCGTCGCCTTCACCCACCAGACCGCCGCGGTGGCGCTGCGTTCCCTGCTCGAACTCCGCAGCCTGCCCGAGATCCTCGCGGAGGAGCGGAAGGGCAAGATGCCCAACGCCGCGATCCTCCACTACGAGCTGCACGACGGCCGGTTCACCCGGACGGGAACCACCACCCCGCCGATTTAG